The DNA sequence GTCTTAACGGCCGCGAAGTGAGGCAGGGATGGGCCTGGGTAGCCATAAAGAAGGGGTGTGAGGGGATTTCGAGGATTTGCATAATCGGCTGACTGGGGGCCTTTCCGGAAAAGACCAGGCCGGCTTTTTCCAATTGCTCAATGTAACGCGGGTCAACTTCGTAACGATGTCTAAATCGCATTCTGACAGAGGGGGCCTGGCCGAAGAGCTTTGAGGCGGTGGTATTTGGTTTTAGTTCTATGTCCCTTCCGCCGAGTCGCATATTTCCGCCGAGCCCTTCTATTTTTTTCTGCTCTGGCAGGATATCGATTACCGGTTCCGGGCAATCGGGCTGAATTTCGGTGGAGTTGGCTTTTTCGAGCATGCAGACGTTTCGTGCAAATTCTATAACGGCCATTTGGAAGCCGAAGCATAATCCGAGATAGGGCAAATTGTTTTCTCTGGCAAATTTTATACAGGCGATTTTTCCTTCTGCGCCTCGGGTGCCGAATCCGCCCGGGACGATGATGCCATCGACTTCGGCAAGGCGGGCGGCCACGTTGTCATCTGTAATGTCGGTTGTTTCAATCCATTTTATTTCCGGTTTGCAGCCGAGCGCAATGCCGGCGTGCTCGAGGGCATTGATGATGGAGGCGTAACTGTCGCGGACGGCGGTGTATTTTCCGGTAACGCCGATGACTACCTCGCGATTTATGGAGTCGATTTTGTCGGTGAAGTCGCACCATCTGGCCCAGGCCTTGCGTTCGTGGCGGAGATTGATTCTGTCCTCTATTTTGAGGAGGCGCAGGACCTGAAAATCAAGACCAGCGTCCCTGAGCATCGCCGGTATCGTGTAAATGCTGGCAGAATCGGAGAGACTGACTACCCTTTCGAGAGGGACGTTGCTATAGACGCTGATTTTTTGCCTGGCTTTTTCGGTGACGGGATGTGTGGCCCTGCAAGCGATGATGTCAGGCTGAACGCCAAGCTGCATTAATTGTTTTATGCCGAGCTGGGCGGCCTTTGATTTTTGTTCGCCGAGGGTTGGCGGCTCGAGGATATAAGTTAAAGCAACTGAGCAGGAACTGAATGGGCCTTCTTCATAGGCAAGCTCCCGCATCGCCTCGATATAGTAGGCGTTTTCCAAATCGCCGACGGTTCCGCCGATTTCTACAAAGACTATATCAGCGTCGGTTTTGGCAGCGAGGGTGCGAAGGCGGAGTTTTACTTCGCCGGTGACGTGGGGAATCATCTGGACGTCGCGGCCGAGGTAGTCGCCGTGGCGTTCCTTGTTGAGGACGTCATTGAAGATTTGGCCAGATGTGCAGAAGTTTGCCTTCGAGAGGTTCTGGTCGAGCATTCTTTCGTAGGTGCCTAAATCCATATCGGTTTCCATACCGTCGTCGAGGACGAAGACTTCGCCGTGGCGGAATGGATTGAGCGTGCCGGAATCGATATTAAGATAGCCTTCGAGCTTGATGGGTGTAACTTTGAGGCCTTTATCCTGCATAAGTTTGGCGAGACAGGATGAAAATATGCCTTTGCCTAAGCCGCTCATCACGGTGCCCATAACGAAGACGTAACGGGTCTTTCCTTTTTTGTAGCCTGGCGGAAGGGGTGAGAAAAATTCACTGTCAACAGAAACATCGCCGACGGAAGCTAATAAATCCTTATCTTTTGACATAAAATGCCTTACCTAAAGAAAATTACAAGTTCCAAATAACAAATAGCAAATAAATTACAATTACCAAATTCCAATAATCGAAACAGTTAAGAAATAACAAATCACAAGAAAATTACAAATCACAAATTACAAATAGCAAATAAATTACAAGCACCAATATCTAATTTTCAAAACTCATTTGGTCTTAAGTAAAATAGCTGCGAAGATTTTAAGAAGCTCGTCGGCTTCTTTTTCCAGTTTTATTCGCTCTTTTTGAAGCTCCGAATCCTGCTGAGTATCCAAAAGTTTCAGCCAGTACCGGCTTTCCTTGGCTTCTTTGAGGCAGATTTTAATTCTCATAGCAAAATCTTTTTTGCCGAGCGATTCATTGGCTTCTATGTAGTTGGCGCCGATAGAGCTGGAAGAACGGATAAGCTGCTTTCCATCTTCAAAATTAGCCGAGTTTTTGCTCAATTTAGCCACAAAATTTCTGACATTTTTCGCGAATTCGAGCGTTCGCTGTTCCAAATCGTATTGTTTTAAGTTTTGGGTACTGTTCATTACGTTAAATTTTCAATTTTATTTTAAGCCACAGAGTTTTCATTGTTATTTTGCCACAGAGGGCACAGAGCACACAGAGCATTGACATGGTGTTTCATAAAGTTTTAAAGTGTTTTCGTATTTTCTTCGGTGCCTAATTGCTAATCCATTCTTTCTATTGCATGCCGATCTCATCATATCCATAATCATATCTCGTTTGCAATCGTTGGTTCTGTAATGAAATGCCCAGAGCTTCTCGCAATCTAACGATATTTGTTCCAATCCATTGTTATATTTCCTTCGCTTAATCGGAACGTTGTATTCCCTAAAGCAACAGCCATCTACCCAAGTGAACGGTTTACCGCTCGCCACCAATTTCGTATATGCAGCAGGTGATAATATCATCCCTATCCAATCTTGCTTTTCTGTGAAGCTATACGCGTCAATGAGCGCTTCGCCAAGAAAGATGTTACTTTTCCTATCAGCGTAGAAGCCACCTGCTGTCAGAGCTCCTCGGACAGGCCATTTTTTGGTTACTATCATATATTCAAAGAAATGTTTCGCAGCTAAATAAATTATTCGATACGAGTTGATGGAATCATCCAAAGAATAGAAAAGGAAGCTATCGGAAAACCACAAGCAATCATACCATGGTGCTCCAATATTTGTTAGCTTTTCCCGTCTTTCGTTTATACGATTTACAATTTCGGTGTACATATAGGTGAGAGCTGGCAACTGCCCCGCGTTCATAGGTGTTTCGTTCTTGAATCCAAGTATATCAAAATAAGCGACCCAGCAATTGCCGTTTATTATCTTTTCTTCTTCCATTTTAATTCTATTCTCTGTGACCTCTGTGGCTAAGCAACCCCGCAATAAATTGCGGGGCTAAATTTTTCTTTTGTAACGTTTAACAAATTCTGCGTATTGTTCCGGGGTGTCGATGCCGTCGCAAGTGTGTTTGACTTTGGCGACTAATATACTAAAGCCATTTTCGAGTGCACGCAATTGCTCGAGTTTTTCGATTTTTTCTAGGAGGGTCTGCGGCAGCTTAGTAATTTCCAGCAGAAAATCTTTTCGATAAGCGTAAATGCCGAGATGACGCAGATAGTTTTTAAGTTTGCCTACGCCGGATTTGTTTCTGTCATAAGGGATTACCGAGCGGGAAAAATAAATCGCCTGGTTATTTTTACCTATTATGACTTTGACGATGTTAGGGTCGTAGATTTGGGCGGCGTTTTGGAAGTCGGCGGCGAGGGTAGCCATCGGACAATCGGGATTGTCGATTAAAAGCTGAGCGACCTTGTCGATATTGGCAGGGTCGATTTCAGGCTCATCGGCCTGTAAATTTACTATGATGTCGACATCGATATCAGCAACAGCCTCAGCGATGCGGTCGGTGCCGCTGGGGCAATCGGGGCTGGTCAGGATACACTCGGCACCGAAGGATTCTGTGGCGGCGACAATTCGCTCATCGTCGGCGGCGATAATTACCTTTTCGGGCAGTTTGGCTTCGCAGGCGCGGTCGTAAGCGTGCTGGATGAGGAATTTGCCTGTATCTTTGGCGAGAACTTTAGCGGGGAATCTGGTAGAACCGTAACGAGCAGGTATACAGGCTAAAACTTTCACAAATAACCTTCCCGGCAGCAGTATTTATAAAAAACCACTGCCAAAGTATAATAAACCAAAAGAACTTCTTTGTCAACAGGCTAAAATATTTTGTTTGCGATTTTGCTTGACAGAAGCGGCTGAATTTGATTCAATCACAGTCCTTTCAGGGAGTCGGTTCAAAACTTTTATCGTTATAAGCGAGGAGGTTGGGCGATGAAAAAGGTCATCATTATTATAGCTTTGGCAGCGATAGCGGCTGAGGCTGCAATCGCGGGAACAATTGTGGGGGTTGTAACAAACGATTCGAACGGTCTGCCGATACAAGGTCTGTGGGTTTATGCTCTGAAATATGACACGGGCGAATACTGCGACGGCGGCAGTACCAGTCCCGATGGTCTTTATTTTATAAGCGGTCTTGCAGCGGGGGCTTACCGGGTTAGTATTTCAACGGAAGGCACGGGGTTTGTACGGGAATACTATGATAATGAGGTTGACTACTGGTCTGCCACAGCGGTGAATGTTCCGGCCAGCGGAGTGGTGGATGATATAGATTTTAGTCTGACGGTCGGGGGCAGTGTTACCGGCATAGTGAGAGATTCAGGCGGCCAGCCGATTGCGAACATACAGGTTTCCGCCAATAGATATGACGATGATTATGGTTTTGGCGACCGAACGGGCGCCGACGGCATATATGAAATAGAAGGGGTGATGCCCGGGCTATATAGAGTGATGGTTTGGGCGGATGAGACGATTTACGCATCGGAGTATTATAACGATGAAATCCGTTGGGAAAATGCTACGCCGGTAAGCGTTTCGGCGGGACAGCAGACAACGGGGATTGATTTTTCAATCGATTTAGGGGCGTCGATATCAGGAGTGGTGAAAAATTCCGGCGGAGTTGGACAAGCTAACTTACAGGTGAACTGCTGGGCTGACGACGGGTACGGGACCGGCACGCGGAGCGAGGCAAACGGTTTTTACAGGTGCGGAGGACTGCCGGTCGGCTACAATTATAATGTCATTGCATATCCGCTGGCCGAGAGCAGCTATATGATTACGAGGATTACCGTATATGCCGACCAGCCGGTTGAATACGCAAATCAAGATA is a window from the Phycisphaerae bacterium genome containing:
- a CDS encoding CTP synthase; amino-acid sequence: MSKDKDLLASVGDVSVDSEFFSPLPPGYKKGKTRYVFVMGTVMSGLGKGIFSSCLAKLMQDKGLKVTPIKLEGYLNIDSGTLNPFRHGEVFVLDDGMETDMDLGTYERMLDQNLSKANFCTSGQIFNDVLNKERHGDYLGRDVQMIPHVTGEVKLRLRTLAAKTDADIVFVEIGGTVGDLENAYYIEAMRELAYEEGPFSSCSVALTYILEPPTLGEQKSKAAQLGIKQLMQLGVQPDIIACRATHPVTEKARQKISVYSNVPLERVVSLSDSASIYTIPAMLRDAGLDFQVLRLLKIEDRINLRHERKAWARWCDFTDKIDSINREVVIGVTGKYTAVRDSYASIINALEHAGIALGCKPEIKWIETTDITDDNVAARLAEVDGIIVPGGFGTRGAEGKIACIKFARENNLPYLGLCFGFQMAVIEFARNVCMLEKANSTEIQPDCPEPVIDILPEQKKIEGLGGNMRLGGRDIELKPNTTASKLFGQAPSVRMRFRHRYEVDPRYIEQLEKAGLVFSGKAPSQPIMQILEIPSHPFFMATQAHPCLTSRPLRPHQMFVALVAAAMQKRNPSEKLPDCVKAVQTVCVRDS
- a CDS encoding four helix bundle protein, giving the protein MNSTQNLKQYDLEQRTLEFAKNVRNFVAKLSKNSANFEDGKQLIRSSSSIGANYIEANESLGKKDFAMRIKICLKEAKESRYWLKLLDTQQDSELQKERIKLEKEADELLKIFAAILLKTK
- the kdsB gene encoding 3-deoxy-manno-octulosonate cytidylyltransferase; the encoded protein is MKVLACIPARYGSTRFPAKVLAKDTGKFLIQHAYDRACEAKLPEKVIIAADDERIVAATESFGAECILTSPDCPSGTDRIAEAVADIDVDIIVNLQADEPEIDPANIDKVAQLLIDNPDCPMATLAADFQNAAQIYDPNIVKVIIGKNNQAIYFSRSVIPYDRNKSGVGKLKNYLRHLGIYAYRKDFLLEITKLPQTLLEKIEKLEQLRALENGFSILVAKVKHTCDGIDTPEQYAEFVKRYKRKI